In Mycobacterium sp. Aquia_216, a genomic segment contains:
- a CDS encoding DUF427 domain-containing protein: MTTDHDYPQMAADRGRVEPVPRRVRGFLGDQLVFDTTAARYVWEIPYYPAYYVPLADVRPGFLRDENHAQRVQFGASRLHSLVGAGQTHAGAARVFDADSDSPVAGTVRFEWDLLRWFEEDEPIYVHPRNPYSRVDALRSHRHVRVELDGVVLADSGSPVLLFETGLPTRYYIDPTDVAFAHLEPSPTQTQCPYKGVTSGYWSVRIGDTVHADLAWTYHFPLPAVSQIAGLVAFYNEKLDIAVDGVSLGRPKTQFS, translated from the coding sequence ATGACGACCGACCACGACTACCCGCAGATGGCCGCGGACCGGGGACGCGTCGAGCCCGTGCCGCGACGGGTCCGGGGTTTCCTCGGCGACCAGCTGGTGTTCGACACGACCGCCGCTCGCTATGTGTGGGAAATCCCTTATTACCCCGCGTATTACGTGCCGCTGGCCGATGTGCGCCCCGGGTTCCTGCGCGACGAGAACCACGCACAAAGGGTGCAGTTCGGTGCGTCGCGGCTGCACTCCCTGGTCGGCGCCGGACAGACGCACGCGGGTGCCGCGCGGGTGTTCGACGCCGACAGCGACAGCCCCGTGGCGGGCACGGTGCGCTTTGAGTGGGATCTGCTGCGCTGGTTCGAGGAGGACGAGCCCATCTACGTCCATCCGCGCAACCCCTACTCGCGGGTCGATGCGTTGCGCTCGCATCGGCATGTCCGGGTTGAGCTGGATGGCGTCGTGCTGGCTGACAGCGGATCGCCGGTGTTGCTCTTCGAAACCGGTTTGCCGACACGGTATTACATTGATCCCACCGACGTTGCCTTCGCGCACTTGGAGCCCAGCCCGACGCAGACGCAGTGCCCATACAAGGGGGTGACGTCCGGTTACTGGTCGGTGCGCATCGGCGACACCGTGCATGCTGACCTTGCGTGGACGTATCACTTTCCGCTGCCGGCGGTGAGCCAGATCGCGGGACTGGTGGCGTTCTATAACGAGAAGCTCGACATCGCTGTGGACGGTGTCAGCCTTGGTCGGCCGAAAACCCAGTTCAGCTAA
- a CDS encoding YncE family protein produces MSELNGREAAREIVEVDATPIAPVAVEIAVGNGPISGIAISRDGSRLLATNYGADSVSVIDTDTFRVVETIEGVDEPFAIAISGGRAYVSTVSAAYDSIQVIDTDTHGVVATHPVALSVSDLAVDSAGRHVYASRNAAGIADVAVLDTVTGRVQAIDVGAAAAPGTATECVRVSTDGSRVYVGVNGPAGGRVVVIGTKAPADVAGGRASWRKKRTAVQQTAMRVIDTVEIGLPIRDVALSHNGAIAYVASCAPEVGVVVDLIDTRTNKITHTRKVGEIGGVLTGMTLSADGDRVYLVSDDSVTVLCTLTHDVIATLGAGMQPSCVVESPDGTRLYVGGYSGAVSVTPIASASPLAIEAAAADSELSTAGWLLADLVPHEPVLA; encoded by the coding sequence GTGAGCGAACTGAACGGCCGGGAGGCCGCCCGCGAGATCGTCGAGGTCGACGCGACACCGATAGCCCCGGTGGCCGTCGAGATCGCCGTCGGCAACGGCCCCATCAGCGGCATCGCGATCAGTCGCGACGGCAGCCGGCTGCTAGCGACCAACTACGGAGCCGACAGCGTCTCGGTCATCGACACCGACACCTTTCGGGTCGTCGAGACGATCGAGGGCGTGGACGAGCCGTTTGCCATCGCGATCAGCGGCGGCCGGGCCTACGTCAGCACGGTGTCGGCGGCCTATGACTCGATCCAGGTCATCGACACCGATACGCACGGGGTGGTTGCGACGCATCCGGTGGCGCTGAGCGTGAGCGACCTGGCCGTCGATTCCGCGGGGCGGCATGTGTACGCCAGCCGCAACGCCGCCGGCATTGCCGACGTCGCCGTGCTGGACACCGTGACCGGGCGGGTCCAGGCGATCGACGTGGGCGCCGCCGCGGCCCCGGGGACCGCGACGGAATGCGTGCGCGTCAGCACCGACGGATCTCGGGTCTACGTGGGTGTCAACGGGCCCGCCGGCGGCCGGGTTGTCGTGATCGGCACGAAGGCGCCCGCCGACGTGGCCGGCGGTCGCGCGAGCTGGCGCAAGAAGCGCACCGCGGTCCAGCAGACCGCTATGCGGGTGATCGACACCGTGGAGATCGGTTTGCCCATCCGTGACGTCGCGCTGAGCCACAACGGGGCGATCGCCTACGTGGCGAGTTGTGCTCCCGAGGTGGGAGTCGTGGTCGATCTGATCGACACCCGGACCAACAAGATCACCCACACCCGCAAGGTCGGCGAGATCGGCGGCGTTCTCACGGGGATGACGCTGTCCGCCGACGGTGATCGCGTCTACCTGGTCAGCGACGACAGCGTCACCGTGCTGTGCACGCTGACCCATGACGTCATCGCCACTCTCGGGGCCGGTATGCAGCCGTCGTGCGTGGTGGAGAGCCCGGATGGAACGCGGCTGTACGTCGGCGGCTACTCCGGTGCCGTGAGCGTCACGCCGATCGCCTCGGCCTCCCCATTGGCCATCGAGGCCGCCGCGGCCGACAGCGAGCTGTCGACGGCCGGCTGGCTGCTAGCCGACCTGGTGCCGCACGAGCCGGTGCTCGCCTGA
- a CDS encoding long-chain fatty acid--CoA ligase — protein sequence MDSTMQDFPLTIGAIMRHGCGVHGARTITTATGDGYRQTTYRELGQQAAQLANALRRLGVTGDQRVATFMWNNAEHLATYLAAPSMGAVLHTLNIRLFPEQVAYVANEAEDQVVFVDMSLAKLLAPILPNLETVHTVIAVGDGDTAALQESGKTVLRYAELIEGESTEFEWPQIDENSAAAMCYTSGTTGNPKGVVYSHRSSFLHTMATCSTNGIGVGACDRVLPIVPMFHANAWGLPFAAVMAGADLVLPDRHLDARSVIDMIETQRPTLAGAVPTIWNDVMHHLEKDPDHDISSLRLVACGGSAVPVSMMRTFEDKYDVQIRQLWGMTETSPLATLAWPPVGTPEDRHWAIRGTQGQPICGVEMRIVADDGKVLPNDGQAVGEVEVRGPWITGSYYLGRDESKFDSGWLRTGDVGRIDEEGFLTLTDRAKDVIKSGGEWISSVELENCLIGHPDVLEAAVVGVPDERWQERPLAVVVLNEGASVSAGELRKFLSDKVVRWWLPERWAFADEIPRTSVGKYDKKTIRSRHADNEYEVTEERD from the coding sequence ATGGACAGCACAATGCAGGACTTTCCGCTGACAATCGGCGCAATCATGCGGCACGGCTGCGGTGTCCACGGGGCCCGGACGATCACCACCGCTACCGGCGACGGCTACCGCCAGACCACCTACCGCGAATTGGGCCAGCAGGCCGCCCAACTGGCGAACGCGTTGCGGCGCCTGGGTGTGACCGGGGACCAGCGCGTCGCGACGTTCATGTGGAACAACGCCGAACACCTGGCGACCTATCTCGCGGCGCCGTCGATGGGTGCCGTGCTGCACACCCTCAACATCCGGCTCTTCCCCGAGCAGGTCGCCTACGTCGCCAACGAAGCCGAAGATCAGGTCGTGTTTGTCGACATGTCACTGGCCAAACTGCTCGCCCCGATACTGCCGAACCTCGAAACGGTGCACACCGTGATCGCGGTCGGGGACGGGGACACCGCGGCGCTGCAGGAATCGGGCAAGACGGTGCTGCGGTACGCCGAGTTGATCGAGGGCGAGTCGACCGAATTCGAGTGGCCACAGATCGACGAGAATTCCGCGGCCGCGATGTGCTATACGAGCGGCACCACGGGAAATCCCAAAGGTGTTGTCTACAGCCATCGTTCGAGCTTCCTGCACACAATGGCCACGTGCAGTACCAACGGGATCGGGGTCGGGGCCTGTGACCGGGTGCTGCCGATTGTGCCGATGTTTCATGCCAATGCGTGGGGGTTGCCGTTCGCGGCGGTGATGGCTGGCGCCGACTTGGTGCTACCCGATCGCCACCTCGACGCCCGATCGGTGATCGACATGATCGAGACGCAGCGACCCACCCTGGCCGGCGCGGTGCCGACCATCTGGAACGACGTGATGCACCACCTGGAAAAAGACCCCGACCACGACATCTCGTCGCTGCGCTTGGTGGCCTGCGGCGGCTCGGCCGTTCCGGTGTCGATGATGCGCACCTTCGAAGACAAGTACGACGTCCAGATCCGGCAGCTGTGGGGCATGACCGAGACGTCGCCACTGGCCACCCTGGCCTGGCCGCCGGTCGGGACGCCGGAGGATCGGCACTGGGCCATCCGCGGGACCCAGGGCCAACCGATCTGCGGCGTAGAGATGCGCATCGTCGCCGACGACGGCAAAGTGCTTCCCAACGACGGCCAGGCCGTAGGTGAGGTGGAAGTCCGTGGCCCGTGGATCACCGGCTCCTACTACCTGGGGCGCGACGAGTCCAAATTCGACTCCGGCTGGTTGCGCACCGGCGATGTCGGCCGCATCGACGAAGAGGGCTTCCTCACCCTCACCGACCGCGCCAAAGACGTCATCAAGTCCGGCGGGGAGTGGATCTCCTCGGTCGAGTTGGAGAACTGCCTGATCGGTCACCCGGACGTGCTCGAGGCCGCGGTCGTCGGCGTTCCCGACGAACGTTGGCAGGAACGCCCATTGGCCGTCGTCGTCCTCAACGAAGGGGCGTCGGTCAGCGCGGGCGAGTTGCGAAAGTTCCTCTCGGACAAAGTCGTTCGTTGGTGGCTGCCCGAGCGTTGGGCCTTTGCCGACGAAATCCCGCGCACCAGCGTGGGCAAGTACGACAAGAAGACCATCCGATCCCGGCACGCGGACAACGAATACGAGGTCACCGAGGAGCGGGACTGA
- a CDS encoding esterase-like activity of phytase family protein, which translates to MASTRVWSVAAATLLVMAAACSSGHSGSGLKPELKTGAGKALTITPAQMLAATEGDTPVAYAKPEHGTITYGASGAMIYTPDAGFTGTDQLHLTSTPSVKLYAENLPPLATIGGVAIQANAHGSAIAPVPGSSNEIFGLTDRGPNVAGRTPNEIVFPIPDFHPQIAKLKLADGLASVEKIITLAGKDGAPLVGLSHPQAITGESAVDINGAPLAPSDHGLDGEGLVALSDGTFWVSDEYGPFIVHFDANGKELERLSPFDATLPKELALRSPNQGMEGLTLTPDGTTLVGIMQSALQTPGLLGPSVSVPVTRIVTIKLANHTDVHEYLYPLANPQQTKVAVSEITAVSNTTFLVDELDGEPQPNGNKKIYLADISGATDVGPRANVPGASYQADRGGLLINGAPIETFVGISGVDAATSKLSAAGITVAGKKLKLDLTDLLRSLSADGNFFGHAKIEGVITPDGGKTIIVANDSDFGLDALASTTPPFALKPKMAPNGAQDSGEILTVDMKMLPPRMEAETIPIKVG; encoded by the coding sequence ATGGCATCCACCAGGGTCTGGTCCGTCGCTGCCGCCACTCTGCTCGTGATGGCCGCGGCCTGCTCGTCGGGCCACTCCGGGTCAGGCCTCAAGCCCGAACTGAAAACGGGTGCCGGCAAGGCGCTGACCATCACCCCGGCTCAGATGCTGGCCGCGACCGAGGGAGACACGCCGGTGGCGTACGCCAAACCCGAGCACGGCACCATCACCTACGGCGCCAGCGGCGCCATGATCTACACCCCCGATGCCGGGTTCACCGGCACCGACCAGCTCCACCTCACCAGCACCCCCAGCGTGAAGCTCTATGCCGAGAACCTGCCGCCGCTCGCCACTATCGGCGGCGTCGCGATCCAGGCCAACGCGCATGGTTCGGCTATCGCCCCGGTTCCCGGTAGCTCGAACGAGATCTTCGGCCTCACCGACCGCGGCCCCAACGTTGCGGGGCGTACGCCGAACGAAATCGTGTTTCCGATACCCGATTTCCACCCGCAGATAGCCAAGCTGAAGCTCGCCGACGGTCTGGCGTCGGTGGAGAAGATCATCACGCTGGCAGGCAAGGACGGGGCGCCCTTGGTCGGGCTGTCCCACCCGCAGGCCATCACCGGCGAGTCGGCGGTCGACATCAATGGCGCACCGTTAGCGCCGTCCGATCACGGTCTGGACGGTGAAGGCTTGGTCGCCTTGTCCGACGGTACGTTCTGGGTTTCCGATGAATACGGCCCGTTCATCGTCCATTTCGACGCCAATGGCAAAGAGCTGGAACGCCTTTCGCCATTCGATGCGACGTTGCCCAAGGAGCTGGCGCTGCGCAGCCCGAACCAGGGCATGGAGGGCCTGACTCTTACCCCCGACGGCACGACGCTGGTGGGCATCATGCAGTCGGCGCTACAAACCCCGGGACTCCTCGGCCCGTCGGTGTCGGTCCCGGTCACCCGGATCGTGACGATCAAACTCGCCAACCACACCGATGTGCACGAGTACCTGTACCCGTTGGCCAACCCGCAGCAGACCAAGGTCGCGGTCTCGGAAATCACGGCGGTCAGCAACACCACGTTCCTGGTCGACGAGCTGGACGGCGAGCCACAGCCCAACGGCAACAAGAAGATCTACCTGGCCGACATCTCCGGAGCCACCGACGTCGGCCCCCGCGCCAACGTGCCGGGGGCGAGCTATCAGGCCGACCGCGGCGGGCTGCTGATCAATGGTGCGCCGATCGAGACCTTTGTCGGGATCAGCGGGGTCGATGCGGCCACGAGCAAGCTCAGCGCCGCCGGGATCACGGTGGCCGGCAAGAAACTGAAGCTCGATCTCACCGACCTGCTCCGTTCGCTGTCGGCGGACGGCAACTTCTTCGGCCACGCCAAGATCGAGGGCGTCATCACTCCGGACGGCGGCAAGACAATAATCGTTGCCAACGACAGCGATTTCGGGCTGGACGCGCTGGCTTCCACCACTCCGCCGTTTGCGCTCAAGCCCAAGATGGCGCCCAACGGCGCTCAGGACAGCGGCGAGATTCTGACGGTTGACATGAAAATGCTGCCGCCCCGGATGGAAGCGGAGACGATCCCGATAAAAGTCGGCTGA
- a CDS encoding DUF6295 family protein, with protein sequence MCTHLTEHVEIDGSGKGAQGWFGARRATVYVDHAVHAPYTHTVNIDVINPELGPSARVALELTEESALALADAIRTAIANAPAGLASKDQ encoded by the coding sequence ATGTGCACACATCTGACCGAGCACGTCGAGATCGACGGCAGTGGCAAGGGCGCGCAGGGGTGGTTCGGCGCCCGGCGTGCGACCGTCTACGTCGACCACGCCGTTCACGCGCCCTACACCCACACGGTGAACATCGACGTGATCAATCCGGAGCTCGGCCCGTCGGCACGGGTCGCTCTGGAACTCACCGAGGAAAGTGCGCTGGCGTTGGCCGACGCCATCCGCACCGCGATCGCGAATGCACCGGCCGGTCTGGCGTCCAAGGACCAGTAG
- a CDS encoding dienelactone hydrolase family protein translates to MNVVSPDAIRAETITITGHGGDQIEAYRACPISEPLAEGSRGGIVWIHHMPGYDRETKEFVRRLAVSGYHAVAPNLYSREAPGAAPDDAAATVRAAGGVPDERLVGDVAGAVEHLRSLPGANGKFGVIGHCSGGRHAYLAACSLPFDAAVDCYGGYVVEDAREGLPKAMKPILHLAPNLSCPLLGLFGIDDMFPTPAAVATLDAELTKLNKPHEFHSYDGAGHAFFSVDRPAYRPEAAVDGWRRIDEFFATHLKG, encoded by the coding sequence ATGAATGTGGTTAGCCCAGATGCCATTCGCGCGGAGACGATCACCATCACCGGCCACGGCGGCGATCAGATCGAGGCCTATCGCGCTTGTCCAATTTCCGAGCCGCTCGCCGAAGGTTCGCGCGGCGGAATCGTCTGGATTCATCACATGCCGGGCTACGACCGGGAGACCAAAGAGTTCGTTCGCCGGCTGGCCGTCAGCGGCTACCACGCCGTGGCGCCGAATCTGTACTCCCGAGAGGCGCCGGGTGCCGCTCCCGACGACGCCGCCGCGACGGTGCGCGCCGCGGGCGGAGTGCCCGATGAGCGTCTCGTCGGCGACGTCGCCGGTGCCGTCGAGCACCTGCGCTCCCTGCCCGGCGCCAACGGGAAGTTCGGCGTCATCGGGCACTGTTCGGGCGGGCGGCACGCCTACCTGGCGGCCTGCTCACTGCCCTTCGATGCCGCGGTGGACTGTTACGGCGGGTACGTCGTCGAGGATGCCCGGGAGGGTCTGCCCAAGGCCATGAAACCGATCCTGCACCTGGCGCCGAACCTGAGTTGCCCGCTGCTGGGCCTGTTCGGGATCGACGACATGTTCCCGACGCCTGCCGCGGTGGCCACGCTGGACGCCGAGCTCACCAAGCTAAACAAGCCGCACGAGTTCCACTCTTACGACGGTGCGGGCCACGCGTTCTTCTCGGTCGATCGGCCTGCGTACCGGCCCGAGGCCGCGGTGGACGGCTGGCGTCGCATCGACGAGTTCTTCGCTACTCATCTGAAAGGCTAG